ACCACAAGGGTAGAGCATTAGTTGTTTGATTAGCAATCAAGATGGTGTCAGGTGTTAAGTGCACATATAATCACTGCAATATCTTTTTAATAAGTACCTGTACTGATTGAGAAAAAGGTATAATCAAGTAATGTTCCTAATTGTTTTGTAATTGTTTTACCTTTTTTTGTTATCTCCGAATCTTAGTTTTAACAGAACTACCAAAGAGGCtttattttcttctaaatttATTGTGTTGAACTTGTTGGTTATATGCTCAATCTTTGGTCCAATATAACATATCGATATCTGTTCTGCTTACTACAGATTAGTAGTCGCAACTTGGATCGTGTTCGTAAACTGAAGAGTGCAATGACGAGATTGACTGCACGCGTGCAAAAGGTATGGTTTATGTTTGTGTGTTAGTATCTACCTTTTCCAACAAAGATTTTTTAAAAACTCTCCACTGCTATGTGCTGGTACCGAGAAGATTTATTGCATCAAGGTTTTTCCAGAAAACACTGGTGCAGTCTTACACTTTATCGAGCGaaggatttgaatctctctgaatGACTAAACTAATCCAAGACTCAATTGAAACAAGATGGACACATTTACTCTTCAATCTGCATAATTGCATTACAATTCTTTtttaaaaaggaaataaaaaagaaaacacaCAGTTTTCTGCTAAGCTGGTTGATTTTGTTTGTAAATACTATTCTCAGGTTAGAGATGAGCTTGAACAGCTTTTGGATGATGACGACGACATGGCCGATCTTTACTTATCGAGGAAAATGGCTTCATCATCACCCATCAGTGGGTCTGGAGCACCCAATTGGCTTCATGCTTCTCCTACAATAGCTTCCAAGATATCTAGAGCAAGTAGGGCTAGTGCAGCAACATTTCGTGGAGATGAGAATGATGTTGAAGAGCTTGAAATGTTGCTAGAGGTAGTAAAATTTGGCTTCCCTAGACATTGGATCATGCTTGATTAAGATTGAATTCTAAGCCATGGTCTTTTGTTGTTACAGGCATACTTCATGCAAGTTGATGGCACGTTGAACAAATTGACCACAGTATACATCTTTCCCTCTTGCCCTTCCCCGTCCATCCTTCTGTTTGCCattgagttcattctttcaagatttgttgttGCATTTAGTCAGTGATCTAATTTGTTTGTTAGTTTATTTTCTTGCAGTTACGTGAATATATTGATGACACTGAGGATTATATTAATATTCAGGTAATGACCTAGACCTTTCAGTTATATGAACTTCATTAGGAGTACAGGAGTATGTTTAATTGCAGAAACAATACAAACTTTTCTTGCACTAAGTACCAGTCCCTATCTTTTTCAGCTTGACAATCACAGAAATCAGTTGATTCAGGTAAAATTTATTAAGTTCATCATTGTGCATTTTCTTTCCAAATGTATCACATCAGCCCTCTTCGTCATTTACCTTGAACCATATGGCCAGTCTTGAATGAATTTacttttcttctacttcttcacTACAGTTGGAGCTCTTCCTAAGTTCTGGTACTGTTTGCCTCTCAATATATTCCTTGGTGGCTGGGATATTTGGAATGAATATCCCATATACATGGAATGATGGCCATGGCTTCATGTTTAAATGGGTATGTATCAATTTCTGACATGACCTTAATTTTCAATCAGGAtttatttatgaatttattatatGTAATCTGTTTTGAACATTTTGAACAGGTGGTCATTCTCTCCGGAGTTGTATGTGCAGCCCTTTTTCTACTGATAATCTCGTATGCCCGCCACAAGGGTCTTGTTGGGTCATAGTTGAGAAAACCTTTCTTATAGTACTGCCATCTTATGCTCTGAACCTCTAGAGAATATAATTAGGTTGATCAGAGTCAACATTGAGGTCAGTACTGCGTTGCTCTTGTTTTATTTGCTTGTTTTTTGGTTAGATTTATGCAGTTATACGCTCCACTGACCCTTTTGGACAAACCAATCATAAATTTGGACATAAAATGGCCTTACTTCAGATAAAGAATTTAGTTAAACCAAACCCATTCTTCATTATTCTTACTCAGGTTTCTGCTTTCCAGATTGAAGCAAATGAGTCTTTCACTTGAAGACTCCTACTATAGCAGTTCATGGAAGGCGTTTGACGATATAATTCAATTCCAATCTTCAGCATTGTGAAACTGCATTTACTATCTTTTAATCTTTGTTATTAATCCCTTTTTCGATTTACCTCCTACTAACAGTAGGATGCACAATTAAATGGCTAGTATTATTTGTAAGTAATAGCTACTTCAGAGAAGAAcgaaaggaaaaatagaatacTGTATATCGTTCAATAACATAAGATGTTCTTTCTTTATCAAAACCCCctttttttctctcttcaatTTTGAGCTTGTTTTCGTCACTAAATCCATATTTGCTTACTTTGTGATATCCTGcttgtttttttctctctttcttcaCCAAATCCATATTTGCTGTGACATATATAACATTGTAAACACTGAAACTGAGATGGGAATTAAACTGATACACCATCCATCAAGTTGCTTTGGATATCATTAGACCTTCATCAAGTTGCTAACATTAGACCTTCATCAAGTTAACTGATATATATAACATTGTAAACACTGAAACTGATAGTTAACTGTGATGATTTGAACATTAGACCTTCATCAAGTTGCTTTGGATTtcctgattttgctttaattttgGATTGCCTGGATAACATTGTAAACATGAAAGAATAGATAGGTTTACTCTGCTATTCTCAATCTTATTGTCATCTGTTCCTTCTTTGGCTCTTTTGGTTTCTGTTTAAGCTGCTTTGTGATATCCTGCGCTTTGCTCTTAATCTTTTGTCAGCTAGATAATATTGCCAACACTGAAGCTCAGATAGGTTTTTAACCTGATTTAATCTTTTCTTTTGGTTTCGTCTATCTACCACCcatatttttcctatttaccacctacTCATAATTTCTAAAATAATTCTAATTTTAAATTTTGTTACAGGCCCaacggcccatggatgtgcggtccaattAGATTTTTAGGattgtatataaaggaaattATGTAATGCTTCTACTTGGGCCTTCTAATAAGATTGTCCTTCTACTTCCTCTTATCTTTCACTgtttcacctataattcttttAAAACACGTTATCAGAACGAACACTTCCCTGCGGCGAAAGGtttagtaaaatcaaatcaagtgcAAAGGtttagtaaaatcaaatcaagtgcgATCTCGAAAATCCCCATCTTAATTAACTCAATGGCGATCTCGGAAATTCCCATCTTTCTACGTTCGCTCCGTatctctatttttttcttttttcaatcaaACATCAGAACTGAGATGGTACTCCTAAATCCttctttattttctattatgTTTACAAATGCAAGCCAGTAATTTCCTATCACGTGTGCTTGTCCCATGATATGCTTTGACTTGTTTTTGATCATTATTATAATGTGCATCTTAATGCTATTATCAGAAAGGTATGTTTGATATCTAAGAGCAATTCTTATGGGATGAACAAACTAatagtttgttcattttgtacccactatggaatgaacaaaccaagaaaatggatgttcaaatgaacaaatctgttcatttgaacatcgagTCACAACAACAGACGCATGTCTATTGTAATGGCGCGCGCTATCCCTAATAACGCTGGCGTCAACAACAATGACGCCCGCGTTGGAAGAAGAAACGCCCAGTGTTTTTCTTTCACTAAAACCCGTTTAAGATATTTAaggtttattttttaatatttatttttattagttaaatATTTCGTGGGATCCAACTCTTAataatttatataaataaaatcactagtgggatccaactcttattagtttatattaataaaatcactagtggagcccaatttgttcattttgctttGTTTCCCATAGTGGAGAATTCCGTTTGTTCATCCGCGTGGCTCAACAAATGTTTGAATTTGTTCATTCCCATAGAAATTGCTCTAAGAGTATCCATCTTTGTTCATCAGTAGATCTTTCATATATCATGTCCTATATTTTGTCCTATGTTATTTAATAACAAAAATTCTTAACGAACTACACAAAAAACTGAGAGAAAAAACCGTTACACACAAACCAAATCCAAAGCGGGCCCCCCTGCTAGTCATCTGCAGGGCCCACCGGGACCCACCAGAAAATTCTGTGAGATAAAAAGGGAATTCGGTTTTTATGTGGTTTCCCTGTTTGGTCTATCCAGAAGCACTCCATAAACCTTTGATGATCGGTTGATGAGTATGATTATGTGTTTTATCCGTTTTTGTCAatgaaaaaacaaagaagaatttcttttgtTGTTCATCTTTAATAGTCATTATTACCCAGTATTCATACTTTAATTAACAAAGAAAAAGTCATGTACATTATTGTACTATAATTTTTGTGTTGTGCAAGTTATATATTGATTACATTTTATAACTAGTAATGcttc
This DNA window, taken from Papaver somniferum cultivar HN1 chromosome 3, ASM357369v1, whole genome shotgun sequence, encodes the following:
- the LOC113356563 gene encoding magnesium transporter MRS2-I-like isoform X1, encoding MGREGHIVPLDTHAVTKKTAAARSWIMLDCTGEGTVLDVDKYAIMHRVQIHARDLRILDPLLSYPSTILGRERAIVVNLEHIKAIITAEEVLLRDPTDDNVIPIVEELKRRLPPANAFRQGPGDGNEQFNGQNDVEAGEEDESPFEFRALEVALEAICSFLDARTTELETAAYPALDELTSKISSRNLDRVRKLKSAMTRLTARVQKVRDELEQLLDDDDDMADLYLSRKMASSSPISGSGAPNWLHASPTIASKISRASRASAATFRGDENDVEELEMLLEAYFMQVDGTLNKLTTFIFLQLREYIDDTEDYINIQLDNHRNQLIQLELFLSSGTVCLSIYSLVAGIFGMNIPYTWNDGHGFMFKWVVILSGVVCAALFLLIISYARHKGLVGS
- the LOC113356563 gene encoding magnesium transporter MRS2-I-like isoform X2: MGREGHIVPLDTHAVTKKTAAARSWIMLDCTGEGTVLDVDKYAIMHRVQIHARDLRILDPLLSYPSTILGRERAIVVNLEHIKAIITAEEVLLRDPTDDNVIPIVEELKRRLPPANAFRQGPGDGNEQFNGQNDVEAGEEDESPFEFRALEVALEAICSFLDARTTELETAAYPALDELTSKISSRNLDRVRKLKSAMTRLTARVQKVRDELEQLLDDDDDMADLYLSRKMASSSPISGSGAPNWLHASPTIASKISRASRASAATFRGDENDVEELEMLLEAYFMQVDGTLNKLTTLREYIDDTEDYINIQLDNHRNQLIQLELFLSSGTVCLSIYSLVAGIFGMNIPYTWNDGHGFMFKWVVILSGVVCAALFLLIISYARHKGLVGS